One window from the genome of Bacteroidota bacterium encodes:
- a CDS encoding PKD domain-containing protein gives MKAKLPLLVLPAIILLWYGRLGAQCAGIGFYASETSVCAPKSIKFFSTNVPAGSTFEWNYGFGAVLGKDTGQYIYTNTGNYTVSLRVVLADGVTECIVSKPNYITVNKNPVPLFSVSRSVLCDGPDTVTVSDVSTGVQSRSWIVDGLPIADTTPQFVYSFTTAGVKSIVLAASSVNCPTVYYKVDSAVRIYNPMSFDFAADTTKGCVPLMITYSVKNLTAGHTPGQYNWSFSGGNPSAATQPNPTVQYNTAGTFAASLQIINTDGCSYGVNKPGYLVLGDSIGFTVNPSKNSGCRGEEFILNISNPMLGGDFTWDLGSGNAQAGSTQHSQRVVFSDTGYKAITVTRDYNGCITTKAVNNLVYITPPLANFLVLNPVECDSTARVYLFNRSRLATGATHTYLWKFYNPDGALEGTSTDSIPVFYTSRMGNYSLELVVKGSNGCSDSILQTTSISRRTGRSNFIVDPSVSCANNTVTFTSTSSAFSSGEPNIYEWTIFGKDGATVLKHQNSGAFPRISYNFSDTGDYKVALKVFNSKCEDTFNLLAPIKIIKPTTTITANNYLPCVDVPISLQANTVPDISPVNYKYTWCLQNAADTGITFTGSGATFPVTIDKPGRYHATLITQWAQGCIDTVRVNSLIKVSGVVLTAQFSNPTSCVPLVGNASAAVTQNYNFLNPGNATINYSWHTKPVTGVVFTTPNASATQVTFNQTGEYILLVAATNASGCSDTIAFTSSVFSGIRAGFSIPVSVCFGDSVATVNEAELVPDKYQWTVTPSTAAFLPSANVAAPKIQFADSGVYTVRQIVSKGGICYDTAVHQVRAVKVIAGFYTNDTLKYCAPVSVQYTNTSVNADTLIWWQEAAPRVEMPAVSQYTSVYFRNSGPQGFFVNLIARNKLGCADTLLRPAYLTILGPVAKFTLDDDKGCTPHTVTFTDSSKYYSEYFFDYGDGSVFDSTGNPGTHMYVRAANDTIAESRIYKPKVFLLDAQGCLAEYNYQGELRVSNYPITHPVITNTEGCVPLSVDFFDSAILGKTWKWDFENDGTTDANGRRAKHTYTTAGSYDVLLRVNSDWGCEKIDTLKNGVIVHDLPVAGFTLNKDDNDTARIFYDFVNQSLNYASLEWYDDTTYINNGNLFRYGFRDTGYRTVRLIAISAENCRDTIDSTIYVAPDYFFHIPTAFTPNQKDGNETFGVYGPLWAKRFSMKIYNRYGQQIFETNKVAEQWDGTHLGVPCQQDTYAYQIEYLDLYGKWHVFSGTVILLR, from the coding sequence ATGAAAGCTAAACTACCGTTACTGGTGTTGCCGGCCATTATTTTGCTATGGTACGGAAGGCTAGGTGCGCAATGCGCAGGCATTGGCTTTTATGCAAGTGAAACATCTGTTTGTGCTCCAAAATCAATTAAATTTTTTTCGACGAACGTACCTGCCGGTAGCACTTTTGAATGGAACTATGGTTTTGGTGCGGTTTTAGGAAAAGATACCGGACAATATATTTATACAAACACGGGAAATTACACGGTTTCATTACGAGTAGTTTTAGCCGATGGAGTAACAGAATGTATAGTTTCAAAGCCCAATTACATCACCGTTAATAAAAATCCCGTCCCGTTATTTTCAGTTAGCAGGTCTGTACTTTGTGATGGCCCCGATACGGTAACCGTTTCTGATGTAAGTACCGGTGTTCAATCGCGGTCGTGGATTGTTGACGGTTTACCGATTGCAGATACCACCCCTCAGTTTGTTTATTCATTTACTACGGCAGGGGTTAAAAGCATTGTATTGGCGGCAAGTTCGGTTAATTGTCCTACGGTTTATTACAAGGTAGATTCGGCAGTACGCATATACAACCCGATGAGTTTTGATTTTGCGGCAGATACCACCAAAGGTTGTGTTCCGTTAATGATTACTTATTCAGTTAAAAACCTTACAGCAGGGCATACCCCCGGCCAATATAATTGGAGCTTTAGCGGCGGAAATCCTTCTGCGGCAACTCAACCCAACCCCACGGTTCAATACAATACGGCAGGAACTTTTGCCGCCTCGCTACAAATTATTAATACCGACGGGTGCAGCTATGGAGTAAACAAACCGGGTTATCTTGTTTTGGGAGACTCGATAGGGTTTACCGTTAATCCATCAAAAAATTCAGGGTGTAGGGGAGAAGAATTTATTCTGAATATTTCAAACCCAATGCTTGGTGGTGATTTTACGTGGGATTTAGGCAGCGGTAACGCACAAGCAGGTTCAACGCAACACAGTCAGCGTGTGGTTTTTTCTGATACTGGCTATAAGGCTATTACAGTTACAAGAGATTACAATGGGTGTATAACCACAAAAGCCGTTAATAATTTGGTGTACATAACCCCGCCGCTGGCAAATTTTTTAGTGCTGAATCCTGTGGAGTGCGATTCAACTGCACGGGTGTATTTATTCAATAGGTCAAGACTGGCGACAGGTGCCACACACACCTATTTGTGGAAATTTTACAACCCCGACGGAGCTCTTGAGGGTACTTCAACAGATTCTATTCCTGTGTTTTATACCAGCCGAATGGGTAATTATTCTCTGGAATTAGTAGTGAAAGGAAGCAACGGCTGTTCTGATTCAATTCTACAAACCACCAGTATCAGTAGACGCACGGGGCGTTCAAACTTTATTGTTGACCCTTCTGTTAGTTGCGCGAACAATACCGTAACATTCACTTCCACATCTTCTGCATTTTCTTCGGGTGAACCGAACATTTATGAGTGGACAATTTTTGGTAAAGACGGGGCAACTGTTTTGAAACACCAAAACTCGGGGGCTTTTCCGCGTATTTCCTATAACTTCTCAGATACGGGTGATTACAAAGTGGCATTAAAGGTGTTTAACTCAAAATGTGAGGATACGTTTAATTTATTAGCCCCGATAAAAATTATCAAACCCACCACCACAATAACGGCAAACAATTATCTGCCCTGCGTGGATGTTCCCATCTCATTGCAGGCAAATACAGTCCCCGATATTTCACCGGTAAATTATAAGTACACATGGTGTTTGCAAAATGCTGCTGATACAGGCATTACATTTACGGGTTCAGGAGCTACTTTTCCTGTTACTATTGATAAACCGGGACGATACCACGCAACGCTAATCACCCAATGGGCACAGGGGTGTATTGATACGGTTCGCGTCAATTCATTAATAAAGGTGAGTGGGGTAGTTCTCACGGCTCAATTCAGTAACCCTACCAGTTGTGTGCCGCTTGTGGGCAATGCCAGTGCCGCGGTAACTCAAAACTATAATTTCTTAAATCCCGGTAATGCCACCATCAACTACAGTTGGCATACCAAACCGGTTACAGGTGTAGTGTTTACAACTCCAAATGCATCAGCCACACAAGTAACCTTTAACCAAACGGGCGAGTACATATTATTGGTAGCCGCGACCAATGCCAGCGGGTGTTCAGATACAATTGCGTTTACATCGTCAGTGTTTTCTGGCATAAGAGCAGGCTTTTCAATACCTGTCTCTGTTTGTTTTGGCGATTCGGTAGCAACAGTTAATGAAGCTGAACTTGTTCCTGACAAGTACCAATGGACTGTAACCCCAAGCACAGCGGCTTTTTTACCATCGGCCAATGTTGCAGCCCCTAAAATACAATTTGCTGATTCAGGCGTTTATACCGTACGTCAAATTGTTTCAAAAGGGGGCATCTGCTATGATACGGCAGTTCATCAGGTAAGGGCAGTGAAAGTTATTGCCGGGTTTTATACCAACGATACCTTAAAATATTGTGCTCCGGTGAGTGTGCAGTACACCAATACATCGGTAAACGCCGATACATTGATTTGGTGGCAGGAAGCAGCACCGCGTGTAGAAATGCCAGCTGTGTCCCAATACACATCAGTTTATTTTAGAAACAGCGGACCGCAAGGCTTTTTTGTAAACCTGATTGCAAGAAATAAATTGGGGTGTGCCGATACACTTTTAAGACCTGCATACCTAACTATACTGGGGCCGGTGGCTAAATTTACCCTTGATGATGACAAAGGCTGTACTCCGCACACTGTAACTTTTACCGATAGTAGTAAATACTATAGTGAATACTTTTTTGATTACGGTGACGGGAGTGTGTTTGACAGTACAGGAAATCCGGGTACGCATATGTATGTGAGGGCTGCTAATGATACTATTGCCGAATCGAGAATATATAAACCAAAAGTGTTTTTGCTTGATGCGCAAGGTTGCCTTGCCGAATACAATTATCAGGGAGAGCTGAGGGTAAGCAATTACCCGATTACACATCCTGTAATTACAAATACGGAAGGCTGTGTGCCGTTGTCGGTTGATTTTTTTGATTCGGCAATATTGGGCAAAACATGGAAATGGGATTTTGAAAACGACGGGACTACAGATGCAAACGGGCGAAGGGCTAAGCATACCTACACAACCGCGGGTTCATACGATGTGTTGTTGCGCGTAAACTCAGATTGGGGCTGTGAAAAAATCGATACGCTAAAAAACGGAGTGATTGTGCATGATTTGCCCGTGGCAGGCTTTACTCTAAATAAAGACGATAACGATACTGCCAGAATTTTCTATGATTTTGTTAATCAATCGCTAAACTATGCTTCATTAGAATGGTACGATGACACCACCTATATTAATAATGGCAACTTGTTTAGATACGGTTTCAGGGATACAGGTTACCGTACAGTGCGGTTGATAGCTATTTCGGCAGAAAATTGCAGGGATACCATTGATTCTACCATTTATGTAGCGCCCGATTACTTCTTTCATATCCCTACGGCGTTTACACCCAATCAGAAAGACGGGAATGAAACCTTTGGTGTGTATGGGCCATTGTGGGCCAAACGTTTTTCAATGAAAATTTATAATCGTTACGGCCAACAAATATTTGAAACCAATAAAGTTGCCGAACAATGGGACGGTACACATTTGGGAGTGCCTTGCCAACAAGATACGTACGCCTATCAGATAGAATACCTTGATTTATACGGCAAATGGCATGTATTCAGCGGAACGGTAATTCTGCTCAGATAA
- a CDS encoding thiol-disulfide oxidoreductase DCC family protein: protein MQLAEEYGKHGIVLFDGVCNLCNSSVQFVLKRDAADYFRFAALQSDTGQQLLKQSGLPTRHFSTFVFIEKGKYYTQSTAALKVAKHLNGLWPLLYAFIIVPPFIRNFVYRLIANNRYRWFGRQESCMIPTPELKAKFI, encoded by the coding sequence ATGCAATTGGCTGAAGAATATGGCAAGCACGGTATAGTGTTATTTGATGGTGTGTGCAACCTTTGCAACAGCAGTGTGCAGTTTGTGCTAAAACGCGATGCTGCTGATTACTTCCGTTTTGCGGCATTACAATCGGATACAGGCCAACAACTGTTGAAACAATCGGGGTTGCCCACCCGGCACTTTTCAACGTTTGTTTTTATCGAAAAGGGGAAATATTACACACAATCGACCGCAGCACTTAAAGTAGCCAAACATTTGAATGGTTTATGGCCGCTACTTTATGCGTTTATTATTGTGCCGCCTTTTATTAGGAATTTTGTGTACAGATTGATTGCGAATAACCGATATCGCTGGTTTGGCAGGCAAGAAAGCTGCATGATACCCACCCCTGAATTGAAAGCCAAATTTATCTGA
- a CDS encoding signal recognition particle protein produces the protein MFENLSSKLERAFKSLSGQGKITELNVAETIKEIRKALIDADVNYKIAKTFTDTVKTKAMGANVLTSVSPGQQMVKIVSDELTELLGGQKIDINISGSPAIILIAGLQGSGKTTFSGKLARYLKSKGRNPLLVACDVYRPAAINQLKVLGEQVGVAVYTEEDSKNPVQIAENAIKHAKQHGHNLVIVDTAGRLSVDEEMMTEIANVKKAITPGEILFVVDSMTGQDAVNTAEAFNQRLDFDGVVLTKLDGDTRGGAALSIKSVVNKPIKFVSMGEKMDALDVFYPERMAQRILGMGDIVSLVERAQSVFDKEEAERLQKKLSRNEFNFEDFYSQLQQIKKMGNLKDLMGMIPGIGKAIKDVDVSDDSFKHIEAIIQSMTPHERQNPDVMNGSRRKRIALGSGRDVQEVNQLIKQFEDMRKMMKTMNKLQGAGRSMKGLPFRR, from the coding sequence ATGTTTGAGAATTTAAGTTCGAAGTTAGAAAGGGCCTTTAAATCGCTTAGCGGACAGGGAAAAATTACTGAACTGAACGTTGCCGAAACTATTAAAGAAATACGCAAAGCCCTTATAGATGCCGACGTAAACTATAAAATTGCCAAAACTTTTACCGATACGGTAAAAACCAAAGCAATGGGTGCTAATGTGCTCACCAGCGTATCGCCCGGCCAGCAAATGGTAAAAATTGTGAGCGATGAGCTTACAGAATTACTGGGCGGCCAAAAAATAGATATTAATATCAGCGGCAGCCCCGCCATTATACTAATAGCCGGTTTGCAGGGTAGTGGTAAAACCACCTTCAGCGGTAAGTTGGCCCGTTACCTTAAAAGTAAAGGCCGCAATCCTTTGCTGGTTGCTTGCGACGTTTACCGTCCTGCGGCTATCAACCAGTTGAAAGTACTGGGCGAGCAAGTTGGCGTAGCCGTTTACACTGAAGAAGACAGCAAGAACCCCGTACAAATTGCCGAAAACGCAATAAAACACGCTAAACAACACGGCCACAACCTTGTGATTGTGGATACTGCCGGTCGTTTAAGTGTTGACGAGGAGATGATGACCGAGATAGCCAATGTGAAAAAGGCGATTACTCCGGGTGAGATTTTGTTTGTTGTAGATTCAATGACAGGTCAGGATGCGGTAAATACTGCCGAAGCCTTTAACCAGCGATTGGATTTTGACGGTGTGGTACTAACCAAATTGGACGGTGATACACGCGGTGGTGCGGCGTTGTCTATCAAATCTGTGGTAAACAAACCTATCAAGTTTGTGAGCATGGGCGAGAAGATGGATGCCTTGGATGTGTTCTATCCCGAGCGTATGGCCCAACGTATCTTGGGTATGGGTGATATCGTATCGTTGGTAGAGCGTGCCCAATCGGTATTTGATAAAGAAGAAGCCGAGCGTTTGCAAAAGAAACTGAGCCGTAACGAGTTTAACTTTGAAGACTTTTACAGCCAGTTGCAGCAAATTAAAAAAATGGGTAACCTGAAAGATTTGATGGGAATGATACCCGGTATCGGCAAAGCAATTAAAGATGTAGATGTGAGCGACGATAGTTTTAAACACATCGAAGCGATTATACAATCCATGACCCCGCACGAACGCCAAAACCCCGATGTGATGAACGGCTCACGCCGCAAGCGCATTGCATTAGGCTCAGGTAGGGATGTGCAGGAAGTAAACCAGCTGATAAAGCAATTTGAAGATATGCGTAAGATGATGAAAACCATGAACAAATTGCAAGGAGCAGGTAGAAGTATGAAGGGATTGCCTTTTAGGAGATAG
- the pdxH gene encoding pyridoxamine 5'-phosphate oxidase, whose translation MTKTLAEIRTDYQSASLNESDMLADPFAQFDKWFREAMEAEVLEVNAMNLATATPDGKPASRIVLLKGLDERGFTFYTNYHSDKGQMLAVNPHAALNFFWPELERQVRIEGEVEKVSSQESDEYFASRPKGSQIGAWVSEQSYEIESREELDKKLEELTAFYADKSVMRPPHWGGYRVVPHTVEFWQGRPSRLHDRLKYIKGGEGFWKLVRLSP comes from the coding sequence ATGACCAAGACTCTTGCAGAAATAAGGACGGATTACCAAAGTGCAAGCCTGAACGAAAGTGATATGCTTGCTGACCCTTTTGCGCAGTTTGACAAATGGTTTCGTGAGGCAATGGAGGCAGAAGTATTGGAAGTGAATGCCATGAACCTTGCCACTGCCACACCTGACGGTAAACCGGCTTCAAGAATTGTGTTATTGAAAGGGTTGGATGAAAGGGGTTTTACGTTTTACACCAATTACCACAGCGATAAAGGACAAATGCTGGCGGTTAATCCCCACGCTGCTCTAAATTTCTTTTGGCCTGAACTTGAAAGGCAAGTACGTATAGAAGGGGAGGTTGAAAAAGTATCTTCGCAAGAGTCTGATGAATATTTTGCTTCAAGACCCAAAGGCAGCCAAATTGGTGCGTGGGTTTCAGAACAAAGCTACGAGATTGAAAGCAGGGAAGAACTTGATAAAAAGCTGGAAGAATTAACCGCATTTTATGCTGATAAAAGTGTGATGCGTCCGCCCCATTGGGGAGGCTACAGAGTTGTGCCACATACCGTTGAGTTTTGGCAAGGTCGCCCCAGCCGTTTGCACGACCGCCTTAAATACATTAAAGGGGGAGAGGGCTTTTGGAAATTAGTACGCTTATCACCCTGA
- a CDS encoding 30S ribosomal protein THX, which translates to MGKGDKRSKKGKITLGSYGNSRPHKLQKVKAAKTKAAKKS; encoded by the coding sequence ATGGGTAAAGGCGATAAAAGAAGCAAAAAGGGCAAAATTACATTGGGTTCATACGGAAACTCACGCCCTCACAAACTACAAAAAGTAAAAGCAGCTAAAACCAAAGCCGCTAAAAAAAGCTAA
- a CDS encoding SDR family oxidoreductase, giving the protein MANNLLKGKRGIIFGALDENSIAWKVAERCHEEGGQFTLTNAPIALRMGAINALAEKTGAKVIGADVTLTEDLEKLIDESQEVLGGKLDFVLHSVGMSLNIRKGKHYTDLNYDFMHKTLDISAMSFHRLMNILYRKDAVNEWGSILALTYIAAQRTFPDYNEMADTKALLESVARSFGYHYGKTKKVRVNTISQSPTMTTAGQGVKGFDAFFDYAEKLSPLGNAPAEACADYCVAMFSDLTRYVTQQNLFHDGGFSYTGVSQEIVEIIKNANE; this is encoded by the coding sequence ATGGCTAATAACTTATTGAAAGGAAAACGCGGCATCATTTTCGGTGCTTTGGATGAAAACTCGATAGCTTGGAAAGTTGCCGAACGCTGCCACGAAGAGGGCGGGCAATTTACGCTTACCAATGCTCCCATAGCTTTGCGCATGGGTGCAATTAATGCCCTTGCTGAAAAAACGGGTGCTAAGGTTATTGGTGCTGATGTGACTTTGACCGAGGACTTGGAGAAACTGATTGATGAATCGCAAGAGGTGTTGGGCGGCAAGCTTGATTTTGTGCTACACTCGGTAGGTATGTCGCTAAACATACGCAAAGGCAAGCACTACACCGATTTGAACTATGATTTTATGCACAAAACGTTGGATATATCGGCAATGTCGTTCCACCGTTTGATGAATATTTTGTATCGCAAAGATGCTGTGAACGAGTGGGGATCAATATTGGCTCTTACTTACATAGCTGCACAACGTACCTTCCCTGATTATAACGAGATGGCCGACACCAAAGCATTGCTTGAGTCGGTTGCCCGTAGCTTTGGCTACCACTACGGTAAAACAAAGAAAGTACGTGTAAACACCATTTCGCAATCGCCTACAATGACTACAGCCGGACAAGGCGTGAAAGGGTTTGATGCATTTTTTGATTATGCTGAAAAACTTTCGCCATTGGGTAATGCCCCTGCCGAAGCTTGTGCTGATTATTGCGTAGCGATGTTTAGCGATTTGACCCGCTATGTTACCCAACAAAACCTTTTCCACGATGGTGGTTTCTCATACACAGGAGTAAGCCAAGAAATCGTAGAAATTATTAAAAACGCAAACGAATAA
- the msrA gene encoding peptide-methionine (S)-S-oxide reductase MsrA, producing MVIPLAAACKPKQQTNSSVEKVSSVFANTSDKKTQTNMNDSNTRLDTATFGAGCFWCVEAVFQDLKGVKSVACGYSGGKIKNPTYREVCSGLTGHAEVIQIAYNPDKISFDELLEVFWQTHDPTTLNQQGADRGTQYRSVVFYHNEEQKVLAEKYKKALNDSQAFANPVVTEISAYTEFYKAEDYHQNYFNENGEEPYCRMVIKPKVDKFKKVFKDKLKKEAAQ from the coding sequence ATGGTTATCCCTTTGGCGGCAGCATGCAAGCCAAAACAGCAAACCAACTCTAGTGTAGAAAAGGTGAGCAGTGTATTTGCAAATACTTCTGATAAAAAAACACAAACAAACATGAACGATAGTAACACAAGGCTTGATACTGCCACCTTTGGCGCAGGTTGCTTTTGGTGTGTAGAAGCTGTATTTCAAGATTTAAAAGGTGTAAAAAGTGTAGCCTGCGGATATAGCGGCGGCAAAATTAAAAACCCAACTTACCGCGAAGTTTGTAGCGGGCTTACCGGACACGCGGAGGTGATACAAATAGCTTACAATCCTGATAAAATTTCTTTTGACGAACTGTTAGAGGTGTTTTGGCAAACCCACGACCCAACAACGCTGAACCAACAAGGTGCCGACCGTGGTACACAATACCGCAGTGTGGTATTTTACCACAACGAGGAACAGAAAGTACTTGCCGAAAAATATAAAAAGGCATTAAATGACTCGCAGGCGTTTGCAAACCCTGTAGTAACTGAAATAAGTGCCTACACTGAGTTTTACAAAGCTGAAGATTACCACCAAAACTACTTTAACGAAAACGGCGAAGAACCTTATTGCCGCATGGTGATTAAACCCAAAGTAGATAAGTTTAAAAAGGTTTTTAAAGACAAGCTGAAAAAAGAAGCGGCACAGTAA
- a CDS encoding bleomycin resistance family protein encodes MESPVKFTGLIPALETWSMNATLMFYTETLGFTIDGKMENKGDIFWVMLRRDNVWIIFAKPNEVEGNVRAKLTGNLYIYANDVDTIWTFVKDRAEVVYPIEDFKYGMREFAIRDNNGYILCFGKPIAK; translated from the coding sequence ATGGAATCACCCGTAAAATTCACCGGACTTATACCCGCACTTGAAACTTGGAGCATGAACGCCACCCTGATGTTTTATACTGAAACACTTGGGTTTACTATTGATGGTAAGATGGAAAACAAGGGGGATATTTTTTGGGTGATGCTTCGCCGCGATAATGTTTGGATAATTTTTGCCAAACCCAACGAGGTTGAAGGTAATGTGCGAGCTAAGCTTACAGGTAACCTGTACATATATGCAAATGATGTGGATACTATTTGGACGTTTGTGAAAGACCGCGCCGAAGTAGTATATCCTATCGAGGATTTTAAATACGGTATGCGCGAGTTTGCCATCCGTGATAACAACGGTTACATTTTGTGTTTTGGCAAGCCTATTGCTAAGTAA
- a CDS encoding glycosyltransferase family 2 protein — protein sequence MISYHSHTQKGEEKFTILLPSWNNLGYLKTCVNSIRKNSTFAHQIVVHVNDGSDGTLQWLEEQKIDYTHSPENVGICFALNAARTLAYTDYIVYMNDDMYVLPNWDAALLNEVEAIGHSLFFISATMIEPYDSGNPCVIAPHDYGRDLATFKEAELLNDFAKFEKKDWMGATWPPNIVHIKTWDLVGGYSTEFSPGMYSDPDFSMKLWHAGVRLFKGAAASRVYHFGSKSTLRIKKNNGYRQFIKKWEITPGLFNAAYIKRGEVFTGPAVEPVETSATKLQKLKARIKSF from the coding sequence ATGATTTCGTACCACAGCCATACCCAAAAAGGGGAAGAAAAGTTCACCATATTGTTGCCCAGCTGGAACAACTTGGGCTACCTGAAAACTTGTGTAAACAGCATACGCAAAAATTCAACATTTGCGCACCAGATTGTGGTGCACGTAAACGATGGTAGCGACGGCACCCTGCAATGGCTTGAGGAACAAAAAATTGATTACACCCACAGCCCTGAAAACGTGGGCATTTGCTTTGCGCTAAACGCAGCCCGCACATTGGCCTATACGGACTATATAGTATATATGAACGACGATATGTACGTATTGCCCAATTGGGATGCTGCATTATTAAATGAGGTAGAGGCAATAGGACACTCATTGTTTTTTATATCGGCTACGATGATTGAACCGTATGACAGCGGAAACCCCTGTGTGATTGCCCCGCATGATTACGGTCGTGACCTTGCTACCTTTAAAGAAGCAGAACTGTTGAACGATTTTGCCAAGTTTGAGAAGAAGGACTGGATGGGTGCTACTTGGCCTCCTAACATTGTGCACATAAAAACTTGGGACTTGGTAGGCGGTTACAGTACTGAGTTCTCACCCGGTATGTACAGCGACCCTGATTTTAGTATGAAACTTTGGCACGCAGGAGTACGCTTGTTTAAGGGGGCTGCTGCAAGCCGTGTGTATCATTTTGGTTCAAAATCTACCTTACGTATAAAGAAGAACAACGGTTACAGGCAGTTTATAAAAAAATGGGAAATCACCCCCGGTTTATTCAATGCCGCTTACATTAAGCGTGGCGAAGTTTTTACAGGGCCTGCCGTTGAGCCTGTTGAAACCTCAGCAACAAAGTTGCAGAAGTTAAAAGCCCGTATTAAAAGTTTTTAA
- a CDS encoding RNA-binding protein has translation MTIYVGNLSYQAGEQELAQLFSDYGEVTSVKIVKDIQSGRPRGFAFVEMATEESADRAIEDLNETEFLSRKLVVNKARPKTNDRPSGGGGGGYNRRY, from the coding sequence ATGACCATTTATGTAGGAAACCTTAGCTACCAGGCCGGTGAGCAAGAGTTAGCCCAACTTTTCTCTGATTACGGAGAAGTTACTTCAGTAAAAATTGTTAAAGATATTCAAAGCGGCCGCCCTCGTGGCTTCGCTTTCGTTGAGATGGCGACTGAAGAGTCTGCCGATCGCGCTATCGAAGACCTAAATGAAACTGAGTTTTTATCACGCAAGCTTGTTGTGAACAAAGCCCGCCCAAAAACTAACGACCGTCCATCAGGCGGTGGTGGTGGCGGCTACAACAGGAGGTACTAA
- a CDS encoding amino acid ABC transporter substrate-binding protein, whose protein sequence is MKAPCQLIAFFLIALASCGSTRTSNSFTPVPVEPSATVAPLEIEPKTDSLAVTKTPKQAAKKNLGPFKVALLLPLNIGPGEYKLDDVFADYYEGVLMGLDSLKKLGMEVIVTVYDTKNDTAAVKKITWKKELEESDVIIGPTFKNGHTMLSKYVKAREIALVSPFSNANMWTDSNHYSMYCTPDDKSYAAALAAHIAKHHPNANLVLVNDNSKEDKDFLWRFKVAARELGLEKWKDVTYQKGSDILPQLQKGDGDTNIIITPTSNEKTAQLLLTNLKNDGGSHVNLLFTLESWLNFKNTNYQTYELWEQNHLHILTHYFADDYAKDVIAFKAAYKERFATIPSDFAFRGFDHIVAMGILFMNGKGDNLAESAEEMEVKGLHNTFKFRFNGRALENRSVNIIEFSEYRFQRINK, encoded by the coding sequence ATGAAAGCCCCCTGCCAATTAATAGCCTTTTTTTTAATAGCTCTGGCAAGCTGCGGCAGCACGCGAACAAGTAACTCATTCACACCTGTTCCCGTTGAGCCCTCAGCAACGGTAGCGCCTTTGGAAATAGAGCCGAAAACAGACTCTCTTGCCGTAACCAAAACCCCGAAACAAGCAGCCAAGAAAAACTTAGGACCTTTTAAAGTGGCATTATTACTACCGCTAAACATCGGTCCCGGAGAATATAAACTTGACGATGTTTTTGCGGATTACTACGAAGGGGTATTGATGGGTTTGGACTCGCTTAAAAAACTTGGGATGGAGGTTATTGTAACCGTTTACGATACCAAGAACGATACCGCAGCAGTTAAAAAAATTACATGGAAAAAGGAGCTTGAAGAGAGTGATGTAATTATAGGGCCAACGTTTAAAAACGGGCATACCATGCTTTCAAAGTATGTGAAGGCGCGTGAAATTGCTCTTGTTTCTCCGTTTTCAAATGCCAATATGTGGACCGACAGTAATCATTATTCAATGTACTGTACTCCCGATGATAAATCGTATGCGGCTGCTTTGGCGGCGCATATTGCTAAACATCACCCCAATGCAAACCTTGTATTGGTAAACGATAACAGCAAAGAGGATAAAGATTTTTTGTGGCGATTTAAAGTGGCTGCCCGCGAGTTGGGATTAGAAAAGTGGAAGGACGTTACCTACCAAAAAGGGTCGGATATTTTACCCCAACTGCAAAAAGGAGACGGCGATACCAACATCATTATTACTCCTACATCAAACGAAAAAACTGCGCAATTGCTGCTAACCAATCTGAAAAATGACGGTGGTAGCCATGTGAATCTACTTTTTACACTTGAAAGTTGGTTAAATTTTAAAAACACCAACTACCAAACTTATGAGCTTTGGGAGCAAAACCACCTGCATATTTTAACACACTATTTTGCTGATGATTATGCAAAAGATGTGATTGCGTTTAAAGCAGCATATAAAGAACGCTTTGCAACAATTCCGAGCGACTTTGCCTTTAGAGGGTTCGACCATATTGTTGCGATGGGCATTTTGTTTATGAACGGCAAAGGGGATAATCTTGCCGAATCAGCAGAAGAAATGGAAGTTAAAGGACTGCACAATACTTTCAAATTCAGGTTTAACGGGCGTGCACTTGAAAACCGCTCGGTAAA